In one Penaeus chinensis breed Huanghai No. 1 chromosome 33, ASM1920278v2, whole genome shotgun sequence genomic region, the following are encoded:
- the LOC125043185 gene encoding uncharacterized protein LOC125043185 isoform X1: MGRSPLTYNTIMGRPKKEVGQFGYMRRIYNGLAEEVAALQKRLKELDKKERFLRAEALKHQVQLTADSEIKCILKSKADSLHLKDEHIDIVKKQQAGQRTVSANYVMSASVEVEAVEGMDEDEEEEQQQQQSRSAPAELRLLKRWKVEGKIGECFYSVHFLAYCDMENPHGTIIQIEKLNATEGNPVIQKIINYKQDGPFKVQQLTNLLFGLQMLYEARDEAIEQLKDIPNLEIQHTIEPVTIEFEPLEGYLIKIVWEIGFDDKNMRVRNIIAVVCDDDVTARFSRSTGFPYLSGREILTTPGGVMEFVESYMDH, from the exons atgGGCCGATCCCCACTTACATATAACACG ATTATGGGCAGGCCAAAGAAAGAAGTCGGGCAATTTGGTTACATGAGACGGATATATAATGGACTCGCTGAAGAGGTAGCAGCTTTGCAGAAACGACTGAAGGAGCTtgacaaaaaagagagattcTTGCGAGCAGAGGCCCTAAAGCACCAAGTCCAACTAACAGCAGATTCAGAAATtaaatg TATCCTAAAATCTAAAGCAGACTCTCTTCACCTGAAGGATGAACACATAGACATTGTGAAGAAACAGCAGGCAGGGCAAAGGACTGTTTCAGCCAACTACGTGATGTCAGCCAGTGTGGAGGTGGAAGCTGTGGAGGGaatggacgaggacgaggaggaggagcagcagcagcagcagagtaGATCTGCTCCTGCTGAATTACGGCTACTGAAACGCTGGAAAGTTGAGGGGAAGATTGGTGAATGTTTTTACAGCGTACATTTTTTGGCCTACTGTGAT ATGGAGAATCCGCATGGCACAATCATCCAAATAGAAAAACTAAATGCAACAGAAGGAAATCCTGTCATccaaaaaattattaattataagcaAGATGGTCCTTTTAAAGTGCAGCAGCTGACTAATCTTCTCTTTGGGTTGCAG ATGCTGTATGAAGCAAGAGATGAAGCCATTGAACAACTGAAGGACATTCCAAATTTGGAAATCCAGCATACAATTGAACCTGTGACCATAGAATTTGAACCTCTGGAAGGGTATCTTATAAAAATAGTTTGGGAAATTGGTTTTGATGACAAGAACATGAGAGTCAGAAACATTATTGCAGTTGTCTGTGATGATGACG taACGGCAAGATTCAGCAGAAGTACAGGATTCCCTTACCTCAGTGGGAGAGAAATTTTAACAACACCTGGGGGTGTTATGGAGTTCGTTGAATCATACATGGACCATTAA
- the LOC125043185 gene encoding uncharacterized protein LOC125043185 isoform X2, protein MGRPKKEVGQFGYMRRIYNGLAEEVAALQKRLKELDKKERFLRAEALKHQVQLTADSEIKCILKSKADSLHLKDEHIDIVKKQQAGQRTVSANYVMSASVEVEAVEGMDEDEEEEQQQQQSRSAPAELRLLKRWKVEGKIGECFYSVHFLAYCDMENPHGTIIQIEKLNATEGNPVIQKIINYKQDGPFKVQQLTNLLFGLQMLYEARDEAIEQLKDIPNLEIQHTIEPVTIEFEPLEGYLIKIVWEIGFDDKNMRVRNIIAVVCDDDVTARFSRSTGFPYLSGREILTTPGGVMEFVESYMDH, encoded by the exons ATGGGCAGGCCAAAGAAAGAAGTCGGGCAATTTGGTTACATGAGACGGATATATAATGGACTCGCTGAAGAGGTAGCAGCTTTGCAGAAACGACTGAAGGAGCTtgacaaaaaagagagattcTTGCGAGCAGAGGCCCTAAAGCACCAAGTCCAACTAACAGCAGATTCAGAAATtaaatg TATCCTAAAATCTAAAGCAGACTCTCTTCACCTGAAGGATGAACACATAGACATTGTGAAGAAACAGCAGGCAGGGCAAAGGACTGTTTCAGCCAACTACGTGATGTCAGCCAGTGTGGAGGTGGAAGCTGTGGAGGGaatggacgaggacgaggaggaggagcagcagcagcagcagagtaGATCTGCTCCTGCTGAATTACGGCTACTGAAACGCTGGAAAGTTGAGGGGAAGATTGGTGAATGTTTTTACAGCGTACATTTTTTGGCCTACTGTGAT ATGGAGAATCCGCATGGCACAATCATCCAAATAGAAAAACTAAATGCAACAGAAGGAAATCCTGTCATccaaaaaattattaattataagcaAGATGGTCCTTTTAAAGTGCAGCAGCTGACTAATCTTCTCTTTGGGTTGCAG ATGCTGTATGAAGCAAGAGATGAAGCCATTGAACAACTGAAGGACATTCCAAATTTGGAAATCCAGCATACAATTGAACCTGTGACCATAGAATTTGAACCTCTGGAAGGGTATCTTATAAAAATAGTTTGGGAAATTGGTTTTGATGACAAGAACATGAGAGTCAGAAACATTATTGCAGTTGTCTGTGATGATGACG taACGGCAAGATTCAGCAGAAGTACAGGATTCCCTTACCTCAGTGGGAGAGAAATTTTAACAACACCTGGGGGTGTTATGGAGTTCGTTGAATCATACATGGACCATTAA